The genomic region ATCACCAAGTACATGGGCGAGACCGCGGCCAAGCTCCGATTGGTTTTCGACGCGATCCAGGCAACCCGGGGTGTGTACCTGTTTGACGAGTTCGACGCGCTGGGCGGCGAGCGCAGCTCGAGAAACGACGTGGGCGAGATCCGTCGCGTGCTCAACTCCTTTCTGCAGTTCCTTGAGCAGGACGACTCGGACAGTATCGTCCTAGGTGCGACGAACCACGTGGGTTCGCTCGATCGTGCCCTCTTCCGACGTTTCGATGCCGTCCTCGAGTACTCGTTGCCGACGCGAGAGATCGCGACCCGCGTGATGCGGGGTCGGCTGGCGCTCTTGGACACTACCGATATTTCGTGGGACGCCGCGGCGAAGGCGGCGGATGGGCTCAGCCACGCCGAGATCGCGATGGCTTGCGAGCAGGCCGCGAAGAACGCCATACTCGACCACACGACGTCAGTGCGAGACTTTCAACTCGTGACTGCACTCAAGGAACGGCGCAGTACGCACCCATAGCCAGCACCGGAGGGACTGACGTGGCCGCACCTCGCAATCGTAGGCACATTCTCGTCACCACGGGGACCACGGTAGAGGCGTACACGCCACACGGACGAAGGATCAACTTCCCGAAGCCCCCACCCCCGACGAGCCGACCGAAGCACGGAAGGGAGCTCGAACGCAGGCTCAAGGCTGTCGTCGTCGAGGCAAGCGAGCGCCGAGTCGACGCTGGCATCGAGATCCACGGAGCAGCGCCCGGGGTCTATGTGGAGTTCGAAGGGCAGCCCGGTGTGCCACTCCTAGTGACCTCACTCGAAGACTCGCGCCAGGGCATCGAGGTCGTTGCCGTCAGCCACTCACGCACGGACGAACCCGAGCCACGTCGCATCGAACGCGCGACGGTGTTCGTCCCCGACGGGAAGGTGAAGCACTTCCTCACTCGATTCGAGAGCTATGCGAAGACGACACCTAGGAGGAAAGGCGAACTCCGCTACGAAGACATGCTGGATAGGGTCGCGACACTACGCCTGGCCACCCTACGCGGACTGTGGACCGACGCGAGCGAGGCCTACCCCATCGAACACGAGGCGATTTGGTGGGAAGTTTGGCTTCGCCGCCAAGACGGCAACGAGCTCGAGCGCCTGATGGAGTTTGCGGCCGCGAAGGAGGTCGACGTCGCACCTCGTCGACTCATGTTCGACGACCGCATCGTAACATTGGTGCGCGGCACGCCTGCCCAACTCGCGTCGTCAGTGGATGTGCTAAATG from Sandaracinaceae bacterium harbors:
- a CDS encoding ATP-binding protein: MATADQVKALIRSHADGDDRRFYAVAIQVAARAARSGHGKFAQELRELVDQAKARANTAERDHGPRPVPLVQPRGELSGLLTVGYPNTRVVDMALPEALQMRLDRVLTEQRQRDRLREHGFAPMRKLLLVGPPGTGKTMTASAIAGELGLPLFSIQLDGLITKYMGETAAKLRLVFDAIQATRGVYLFDEFDALGGERSSRNDVGEIRRVLNSFLQFLEQDDSDSIVLGATNHVGSLDRALFRRFDAVLEYSLPTREIATRVMRGRLALLDTTDISWDAAAKAADGLSHAEIAMACEQAAKNAILDHTTSVRDFQLVTALKERRSTHP